The window atagagtgtgaggaaataacaatctttccacataatccagtcctctcggaccactttctgataacctttgagttttttataactgagttctcgagacatgaaagtaaatttcactatagtcggtctctatctgacaacgcagttgcgtcttttaaatcaactgttccatctttactgtcctcagcatctcagaggaacgtaacagagggcaatattttcagttctagcccctcacaaattgatgccttagttcatcatgtgaattcctctttacgtgtggcattagatgatgtagcccctttaaaaaagaaggtaattagggacaggaagttggctccctggtttaactctcatttacgagccttaaaacaaaattcTAGGaaactggagagaacatggcgctctacgtaccatgaggagttctacctatcctggaaaaatagtcttgtgctttataaaaataagcttcaacaaactagaactgcttatttttcagcattaattgaggagaataagcataatcctaaatttcttttcactacagttgctaaacttacacagaatcatagctctgagccatctattcccttagccctcagcagcaatgacttcatgggattttttacaagtaaaattaattctattagaaacaaaatctgtagcatcctccctaatgcaacttcttcttcctcagtaagtgaggcagcttcagaggtgactgtagaacctcatctgtgcttgaactgttttgatccagttgagctttcagagttatcaaaaatattagcttcatttaaaccttcaacttgcattttggatccaatcccaaccaaattatttaaagatgcatttcctttggttactgcccccattctagatacaatcaatctatccttagtaaatgggtatgtaccacaagattttaaggttgctgtaatcaaaccttaaagagcaagtaacgtctaaattaacttttttttgctgatgaactgtataaatgagtgtataatagtgttttaaatgtgtgtattcattattttagcattttggtgcattttctttaaaaattaaaaattctgcctaaataccacagtatagctccaccttcagcttaaaacatagaatttgactcattttgaataaattttagccaatggctaaagagtaagatactacgtaaaccagtagagtactacgtagcagctctgtgtcaacgttataaaagtatcgggagtctcggccacgccttgtggcgagttgggagttggatttgcatgcgagtgtaggaggctagccgtagttcagcattagcatatagcattagcatatcttagtctttagcatagcttttagtgttacacatacttatttagtgttagcttggctgttggatattatagtttagttactgtttggctgttagtgtaattaggaaagtagtttggatttagtgctccatatcgtgttagcatggtgagatggtgtagtgtacggttgcggagctctgtcgggtgtcactcctttccgctggacttagaaattaggcgccagtggttgcgtgtctggaaaagattcagctcccgcctggtgttgtagtttgcaaccagcattttacccgcgattctgcacgtctccgttccaagagggaggctgtgcccaccgtggctcttccgcgatttagatacagcccaccgactctgctcccccaccatgacgggctccagtctgaggtgagtaagctaaataaaagttttaacatcttctaaagacaattcccttcctaaatgcaaagtttgagagacatgGTTCACTTCctatagctaatatcagcctgcactgccttcgggcagatttgtcaagttcacaaaatgtggaacgggatgtaacgttagaatcagcggcgaatcggaacatatctcgaagccctggccgacaaaacggtccacatgactgtcaggctcagagaaaatttgggttgtttttgtgtcagtcggtaattctgcaacagtgactctaactcagggattcccaaagtgtggtgcgcgcacccccgggggtgcgcgagctgccgctagggggtgcgcaagatgaaaagtgtaatggctgcggagctcagagaagtctgtcaggtgtcaccattagcgttgccagaaaactcatttgtgggtgggccaaagaaaaagtaagtgggcccaataaatgtaattgaaaacaagtatattttacgtgtgtgtgtgtgtgtgtgtgtgtgtgtgtgtgtgtgtgtgtgtgtgtgtgtgtgtgtgtgtgtgtcctccacatgtgccctaacttcataataacaatgcgccgagcttcagcactctggcctgcgcacgccgatatgttccgtatttgatcatttttaacggtgttggagaaatctgaaggtggtgagtaatTCTGGcatattgtaattaacacctgtctcatgcaggtgttctgacattgtaaacctcacacgcgctgaagatctgaagtttagagtgcgtctgtcagaggtcagacgcgttccggaaccacggctcacggatgcacaagtgagcacatctgggctgggcagaagtcattttacaacattggtttaaatagcaccattaacgagacacagtgacttaaacgctgcaagttgtgaagcgcgttccatccgcgagacgcatcaccaagcggaaagtgaatgcgtcaagcataaaccaagctttgtggagctgtgccgcgcgcacgcgcgcacacacacacacacacacacacagattcaataagtgcacgctgcgcaaactccggcgcgccagactgataccgtcagactgaaggcagaaatgagctctgcctcctctgtgataaaaacttttaagaggttttataacatttttcattccaggtcaaattaagatattagcttctattttgggatgatgtattaaagtcgggtccgctccagccagtgactccgaacctgcagcatttgttattcctgtccgcgtggcagcggatcgcagattcagccacaccataaaacagcaataagtcggtctgaggcaaaagtgaacctcatggctaaagctttttccttttcccctatagacatttgattacgcaccagtaggtggccagttcaggtttacgcagagcagaaggaaggagagcgctctggccgcacagattaaacgttcctactttagtgAAGAGCCGATGtgccgtcttccatatatagacatggatgacgcaggtgcaacgtggagggaatccccgcgaggggcatgctgggtaatggtccgagacagacgccggtcagctgggagagcccggcctgggggcttggactctgacaggaccccccggtccagggacggctccagaagtccccgggccacctcggtgggcccagaagtccgagatgagggcagggtccaagatggaacgggccggctcccaggagcgttcctcggggccgttgTCTGCCCAATCAACAAGGTACTGCcatccccgacccctgcggcgagcatccagaatgcgccggacggtgtagatgggctcaccgtcgaggaagcgggccggcggaggcgccggagcccgaggcggcaggagtgaggattccacataaggtttgagccgggaggtgtggaaggtgggatggacgcgaaggcttgtaggcagccgcagccggtacgtgtccgggttgatgaccttctgcatggggtagggtccgaggaaccggggagcgagcttcctggaaccaccgcggacccggaggcctgccgtggacacccagaccctgtcccctggagcataggaggggctcgggcggtgcctgcggaggtgttggtgggagtaacaggcgttggcccgggtgatggaggcccgcgccttgatccatgcatttttgcagcgcctcaccagggattgagcggccggcaccacgacttcgggttcctggtgggcaaagaccaggggctgatagccatagcagacctcgaaaggggacatctgagtggccgaggaggtgtggagattatgagacagctccgcccagaggaggtacttgggccactgcgagggctgcgccgaaacgaagcagcggaggtaccggcccaactgttggtttgcccgctccgtttgaccattggtctgtgggtggtagcccgaagacaggctgacagaggctcccactagatggcagaaggcgttccagaaacgggccgtgaactggggaccacgatccgagaccacgtccaccgggaacccgtggaggcgcaccacgttctccagaaacagttctgcagtgcgtcgggccgatgggaggcccgggagggcgatgaagtgaacagcctcggaaaaccggtcagtgaccgtcaggatggtgtcgaggtcgttgaccggctggagacccgtgacaaagtccagccccacatgggaccaggggcggctgggcaccggaagaggtctgagggtgccaaccggagcctgggtggatgccttagagcgggcgcagacgtcagaagcgctcgtgtattccttaacatccctctccatacgtggccaccagagagcccgtttaaggaacctgagagtccgagagaagcctgcgtgaccagacaggcgtgatgagtgggcccaggacaacgcctcactgcgacaggccgaggggacgtacagccgaccggcgggggtctctggtggtgctgggtcaccctggagggcgttttggatggcctcctccaacggccacccaaggtgggccacaaaacggtgctccgggaggatgggcgccggctcggacgtgggcgctgaatgggtgaactggcgagagagggcgtccgccttctggttctttgtcccggggcgataagcgagatggaactcgtagggttcgaagaagagggcccagcgtgcctggcgaggatttaactgcttggcggaccgtatgtgggttaggttctggtggtcagtccagttggtgaacggctgagtggtgcccagaagccactgcctccattcctccaacgcccattttatggctagcagttcacgatcccccacaccgtacttctgctgggtggtggagaacttcctggagaagtaggcgcagggatgtagcctgtcgtcggggccgccatcagaggcgtcgacctagaccacaaaagggactgcctggtccgggtgacgcaggataggagccgatgtgaaacgagcgactaggtagtggaaggcccgaacggcgtctggggtgagccggaatggttgaccaggagggctcggtcgggtgagagaagtgagaggtgctacaattgtgctaaagtctttgataaatcgacggtagaagttgcagaaacccagaaaactctgcagttgctttaggctggtaggtaggggccagtccttaaccacctggactttctgagggtccatggttagaccctgatccgagatcaggtagcccaggaatgaaacggaccgctggtggaaggagcacttctcgggcttgcagaacaggttgttgtccaggagccgggtcaggaccgcgcgaacatggtggtggtgttcagcctctgacttggagtatatcaggatgtcgtccaggtaggcaaacacccaccgtcccaacgtgtcacggaggacatcattgatgaagcgttggaaaacggcggggctattgcacagtccgaagggcatgacctggtactcccagtgaccggtgggggtgatgaatgccgtcttccactcatctccagctttgatacggaccaggttgtaggcgctccggaggtccagcttggtgaaaatccgcgcctgggagacggcatccagggcggacgtgaggagcggcagaggatggcgatctctgactgtgatcttgttcagtcctctgtagtcaatacaggggcggagatcaccctcctttttcctcacaaagaagaagcctgcagcacctggggacgacgagggtcggatgaagccctgctggagggcctggtcgatatagtcctccatagctctggattcggcgggggagagagaaaaaaggcgcccccggggtggaatggttcctggctggagcttgatctccatgtcgtatggacggtgaggcggcagtgcggtGGCTCGCTGCTTATCGAACACTGCGGCCTGATCCTGATAGGGCGGTGGCAGATTGGGTGGCGCTGAACCGGAGCCACCTTCCGAGCAGTCAggtcgaggtggaggaggagagggtccggcactgggccccccattccagaaggtgagcttgggaccaggagatccgtgggtcgtggaggcggagccagggaaaccccaggattagaggagaggagggagcatggataatcaggaaatggagggtctcccggtgaccctggactgtcatctggagggactgcgttcggttttggacagggtaaggctggaggggcctgccgtccaccgtggtcactggtacaaccctctccaagggggtagtggggatccgtaggcgttcagccagatccacatccataaaattgtcagcagcccccgagtccaccagcgcgtgcatctggagcgagGTCTCGCCATATTGGAGGGTGACGTGCAGAAGGAGCCGATTGGAAAGGGCAGGGGTTGGAGTTGACcccggctgagcgaccccgagactcagtgggttccttcgtttcccgaacggagggggcagttcatgcgtctgtggtcgggggaaccacaataggcgcagaggccctcgcgccaccgttgctgtctctcctccggaggaaggtggcccagttgcatgggctcctcagtggcaacgggtccgggagtaggtgtggggggacgaggaaaaggtccaggcgccctggatgggcgaatgagagacttgggccgaaccaaaacccgctgatccatgcgcaacgccaggtccacaacttcatccagggtctggggtagctcctttcccgccatctcatcccggatgtaggttgccagtccctccaaaaagacggctcggagggcagagtcatcccaccgcagcttggcggagatggtgtggaactccgacgcatatgcgcacacagagcgctccttctggcggagttttaggagtcgtgtctctgcccccatttcgctgctgggcggaacaaaagtctttctgagagcggccacgaatgcagcgtagtcactgcactccggtgatttggagttgtagagcgcagcagcccactctgccacgcgtccggagagcagggaggtgagctgtgccacccgagagcgcgcagtggggaagcgtcctgggtggccctcgaactgcatgtcgagggtagcaagcagactccccgtctctccattccacttctccgggagactgaagtgtggctctcccgtcggtggagtgagggcttgcaactggagcgcatgaacctgctgctggagtgccgtgacggcagtagacatctgcagggagagatcggtctgggagttcagcctggtgttaagctggtcgaccagggcgtggagctgaaagTTCTCGCTAACAACCTGCTCCAACTTCCTATTAatctgctcgaactccgctggattaatggactcagtcatcctgtcagactcgaagactgggtttgggagtaagagcttttattagagactgctggctgcaagcggtgctgaaaaggctgacggaaggatgaggtctgagttagaaaggtggaggtttaactgtcttagcttctgaatactctgatcatggaacacggtggaacgatgactgagtgaagagccggtgtggcgtcttccatatatagacatggatgacgcaggtgcaacgtggagggaatccccacgaggggcatgctgggtaatggtccgagacagacgccggtcagctgggagagcccggcctgggggcttggactctgacactcTTTCTTTCAACATCCCACTTACTCTCCTCTCCTCTACCCTTCGATTCATCTGGACCATTCCCAGATTCACCCCTCTTCCCCGGTGCCTCCTGAGTTTATAATAAAACTTTAATCACTTACCTTTGTCTTTGTGTGGTTCTGCATAACATGGGTCGGATCTCCAAACATGACAGTTTACTTTGTTATGTTGATGttatatctccacaaacaacacaaggctGAAGGAGCCCTGCAgagtggtggggttgctaatgctaacagttagcttctactagttgggaCGTTCtctgttttctggacgctaaaccaacaaaggCCTTCTCCGTCGCAAGTCAAGATGGTGAGTTAATGaaggttaagtgacagtgtgatcagTGATGCGTCATTCACGATCAAATCACAATCAAATTTTGGGTCGGTTTTTTTCAGAGTTCCTCACATTTAACAATAAAGTTTATGGTCAAAGGACAACTCAGTAGATTAAAGGTACCTCAGTAGGAAATGTGTGGAAATTTTAAATATAAGATGCTACTTTTGAACAGAAATCCAGAGTAGAGAACAcagattattattaataatactattattattactagtagtagtaataataatagtattagtaataatagaatagaatagaatagaatagaatagaatagaatagaatagaatagaatagaatagaacagaatagcctTTATTGTTGTACAGGGTTCAGCGAAATTAGAATGCCACTCCCTTTAGTGCAAAATGTaaaagaataacaaaaaaagagaaatattataaatgtaaaatcaacaaatATATGCAAAACTATACACAGAGTAACATCATTTATGATGCATAGCAGCattagttataataataataataatgataataataataataataataataaaggtaaagtaatattaataaaaaataatagtaTTTATACTAAGAATTGTGGAAAGTAGTGTTGAAGAAAATCAAAAACAGAACAACAGGGCATCAGCACCGACATTAACCCTTTCAGCATTATAGAATACGGTCTATTTATTTTGCTGACTCAAGATTACAGTGGACCATCAAACGTGTGTTTGATGTGTGATTTTCATCCAGAAATGTGTTTTGACACTGTGGTGCCCTGCATGGTCCTCTGGGTCACTTTACTGCGTGTATTCGAGCTTCCAGCTGATTAAATGTTTAAGTTCAGGCCCTGAAGTTCTacggaagcctgttaatcacctattgATCCAAGATTAGTGTTTTAGAGCAGCGAAACTAGTAGGGTGGTGCAGAACCAGGATTAGACTGTGTTTAACAAGCCTGTCTGACACAAATAAGATGTAAGTTTGAACGAGTGATGTTCTTCATTACATTTGCTCTCCCTTCTAATAACTGGGATGGACCTGGatttgtcacgttgagagcaggaggtttggacccaaaaaatgcagaaatccagACAACTCAGGCATGAGCGGTTGAATAAATGAaaagtccttttattaggatgatgaGTACTTTCCAAAGGGCAGGCCGCCAAGCCTAAAATCTAGGAAAACTGaattacaaaaacaaaagctcatttATGAGCAAGGACCTGGAGTTTATAGAGGAGGgcagaacaacactgacaaagacaatggaccaacaaacactgagggacaagacagggtttgtaacacagagggaagcaatcgggAACagatgacaggtgtgaggagtgaggtctagagggaagacaggtgccattaataaactaaatggggaaagaacttaaACAGAGgggaacatggacgtaattttcactttagaagtgtgtgtgtgtgggggggggggggggtatttacaGTATGCTTtaatgggaaacagacttcaacacagttgttttccgcttggtcctacagctcaaccagtgtcaatttaatatagcgtaatattgtttttagatGGTAAAACGTAcaagggtcaaaacttgactttggaaaaagtggggggggggggacgccccccccccccccacacacacacacacacacacacaaacttacgTGCATGGAGGGAaagataaaccataacctataaaacactaaataactaaacctaaagactaagggcaaatgtaaacaactaatgactagaggggtgaggaggactaatgcaAACAAATAGGAACTAGGAGGAAACACGAGGGAAGAGTAGAGGGAGCTGgagagcacaaggggacacatgaggagaacctggagagggCTGGGGAAGCATAGGGACACACTGTCagagcacaaggggacacatgaggggaacgcagaggacgaaaaggagggagctggggaactAGGGGACACCGAACATGAAAGGATTAtttttctgattaaataaatcctGTTCTCCGTATTTtcccgaaaggtcaaagtttgatacTGTTGCATAACCACATGAAACAAGCCAGCACACTGAGTGCTGAGTCCTCCTTTCACGCACTGGGTAATAACGCTGGATCATGTGGGGATGGGGGTCATCCAGCTCTAGCACACGCATGTCGTGACGCTCTGCGCAGCGCTGCTTGTCTTTTGCTCTGATGTTTCGTCACTCGCTCGGATGTTGACGCAGCGTTTACCCAGAAGGTGTGTGTCACTGTTTGCACGCGCGCGTCTCTGCGTCTGCCATCTGTGCGCCCCGCCCTCCGTGCCTCGTCGCTGGCAGGCAGCACCACCATGCTGCTTTAGATACCAAATCCCCGCTGGAGCGAAGGCTGTGGTGTTCTCTGATTGGGTAATTGCGTTTGGATGCTTTAAATCGTAAGCGTGCATCGCTGTGCTTGGGACTCCATTAAGGCGTTTCGCTGTTGCTTCCTCTCTTTTGGACCGTGAAGGGGACGCGAGCATCATGTGGGTCAGGCTGTAGCTCAGGTGAATCCGGTTCTTTCCGAGTCGGGATTTTCCAAGGACACTAAAATGCGGCAGCGATGAGCACGTCTGACGGCTGATCAGGCTTTGAGTTTCCACATCCAGATCTCCTCAGCGCCTGGTTTTTTGGGACGCCACGTCATGAGCTGATGCGCCCGACAGATGTTTAGCAGCTGCACGAACAGTGACCGTGTGATCCAGCTGATGATtctctgaagaagaagaaaaaaaaaccaaaggTGTCGTGAATGTTTACTCCTCGCAGAATACATTTATTGTTTGGGCTTGCTTAAGATGATACCTGGATCTGCCGCATCAATGTTGCCGTCTGCAGAAGCTGCCAAACTGTACCAGACCAATTACGTCCGCAACTCCCGTGTCATCGGACTTCTGTGGGCCATTTTCACCATCCTGTTCGGGATCGTTAACGTGACCATCTTCTCGCAGCCCTATTGGATCGGGGATGGCATGGACACGCCGCAGGCCGGCTACTTCGGCCTTTTCCACTACTGCGTCGGGGACGGACACTCCAGAGACCTGGTTTGCCAGGGCAGCTTCACCGAGTTCTCCGCTATCCCCTCCGGTGCGTTCAAGGCCGCCTCCTTCTTCATCGGAATGTCCATGATGCTGGTGGTCACATGCATTGGCTGCTTcagcctcttcttcctcctcagcACCTCCACTGTGTACAAAATCTGCGGCTGGATGCAGGCAGCTTCAGGTAGGCTGGAACACCTCAAGGTCTTAAATGGAAAACAAAtcgttttacaaatcaaaatgatCTGAGCTCAATTTTTCTGTTTAGAATTTAAATATCTTAGAATTTATTCTGATGTGTGAAAATGTATGAATTAATTAGCTTGAATGTGATTGGTGAGCTGGTTAAAGAAATGTAAACATCTCAAACTCTAAACACACCATGTTGCAGCTCTTTCTTTGCGCCAACAAACCTGATTTGAATCAACGAGTGATTAACAGGTGTTTAATTCAACcatggaatcaggtgtgttgaagcagggaagcaACTTGAAGAATAATGGCCCAGGATGACTTGAGACAGTAAACTGGAAGAAAAACACAAATGATGAAGTCTCAGAGTCTAAACTCCAAGTTGTCACCGTTTCAAATGGAGACAAGAGACCTAATATGTTAAAACCGTCAGTTTCTTCTAAATAAGCATCTTTGTGACACCGATCCCTCTCCAAGTCCAATGCAGATGCACAATGTCATTTTCCAGCATAAATCATTTAATAACTCCACAATTCAAGTTGTAAAGGAGATATAAATAAAATGCAAAATGAGCAAACATCTGACAGTTTACCATGACAGCAGATTTTAGGATCTGTTTGCACCTTGTCTGCTGAGCAGAtggtgctgtccatggtgctgaaatagCCCTAACGCAGTAACAAAAGAGGTTACTTGTGTCTTTTTTTGACTTAGGTCTCTGTCTTACCAGTATAAACAGTTTTTCATcttgttttatgcatttttatccTAAGTATGAAAAATGACGGAAGGACTATTACACATAGTAACTTGTTAACAAAATCACTGTTAATGTTACATTAGTGTTCAAAATTGCGTCCCATTCGATGGATTCATCCATCATGTTCTTGTTTTGGAAAATAGATTTTTTGAATCACAGACAGTAGGTGTTTTGCTTGTTTACATTAGGTTACACATGTGGTGGTGTGCAGTGTGCCTTTCAAACATGTTTCTTTGTACCTTTTCATCCATGGTCAGTCCTTTGTCAGTGGAATAAAACGGGTCTGGAACCTGCAGCACTGGAGATAATCGTGGCTCCCCAGCACCTTTAATTTGACGCTTTTGTAATTTTGAACAATGATGACTTAAAATTGAGTGTTTTTATTAAAACTGACTTCAAGTAAGCAGTTTAGAAAGGTTCCCATCTGAACGTCTTGCAATCACAATCAACATGATTCCAACTGCACAAGTAGCTTTGTTTGCCTATGTGAACTCATTTTGCAGATGTGATAGTTTAGGGAAGGTTGAATCCATTGTTTTAGTTGGCTATAGTCAGATAGGGTCAGGTtcatgttaaataaaaaaaatctaaatatgtaGGCCAGAGGCAAAGCAAGAGGCAATGCTGAAGTAGGAAGTGTTCAGAAAAGGTGAGAGAAGACAAACACCTGGACATACACTGAGTGATCGTGAAAAATTAGTAATGCTGATGCAAAGCTGAAGATGATCTAGGAAAAAAATAGGGAGGAGAACTGATGCTGTGGAATACTGGTGATGAGAAATGGAGCCTGCAGATGATCTAGCAGGATCTCAGTAGAGGAGGCAGACATAGTGAAGCTACGGGTGTGGCAGTGTCAAAAAGGGCTTCAGCTAGAGGTTTTGAAAAGATGAAAGAATCCTGTTTGAGATTGCCTTGCTCCCCACTTTAGACAGCGACACATCTGCACCAATCTGGAAAGGAAAATGTACCCACCTTGTGTAGTTCTCTCTttactttaaccctctggaggcaggtgttgcagatttgcaacgttaaaatctacctacctggttactccacatacgtatttcatgagcatgttttaactcagaagtacccctggaggacttagttgttcgtccttttatcaaaacttattttgagcctgagatgttaaaaatgaaaataaaaataatgaataaatCAAAATGT is drawn from Nothobranchius furzeri strain GRZ-AD chromosome 4, NfurGRZ-RIMD1, whole genome shotgun sequence and contains these coding sequences:
- the LOC107388609 gene encoding LHFPL tetraspan subfamily member 3 protein → MIPGSAASMLPSAEAAKLYQTNYVRNSRVIGLLWAIFTILFGIVNVTIFSQPYWIGDGMDTPQAGYFGLFHYCVGDGHSRDLVCQGSFTEFSAIPSGAFKAASFFIGMSMMLVVTCIGCFSLFFLLSTSTVYKICGWMQAASGVCLVLGCMIYPDGWDSDEVRRMCGEQTDKYSLGACSVRWAYILAIMGILDALILSFLAFVLGNRQDGLMTEELLAESKEGGKA